Sequence from the Streptomyces mobaraensis NBRC 13819 = DSM 40847 genome:
AGGTCGCGGGGGTGGTCGAGGCAGGCCGCGTAGTCGGGCGCGTACCGGCGGTTGAAACCGACGGTGAGCGGCACGCCGCGGTCCCGGGCCAGGCCGACCAGCCGCTCGCAGTCGGCGAGTTCGCGGGCGAGCGGTTTGTCCACGAAGACCGGCACGCGCGCCTCCAGGAGCCGGCCGACGATCTCCGGGTGGACGGCGGTGGGCGCGTGCACGAGCACGGCGTCCGGGCGGGCGGCGAGCAGGGCGTCCAGGTCGGCGTGGCGGTGCGCCTCCGGTATCCGGTGGGCGTCGCCCACCCGGGCCAGGGTGGCGGGGGTCCTGGTCTGGAGGTGCAACTCCAGACCGGGCAGGGCGCTCAGCACCGGCAGATATGCCTTCCGCGCGATGTCCCCGAGTCCGACACAGCCGACCTTCACAGATCCTCCTCGATGCGTGGGTCCGTGCAGCATACGGGGGAGTCCCGGATCCGAAGGGGGCCGGGCGGCCCCGACGGCCGGCGGACCCGTGACCTCCGCGAAAACCGCGTGCCGGGCGGCACGGTCCCGGGCAGGATGACCGCCATGACCGAACCCCAGCGGCGGAAGCCGCCCCACATCGCCGACGAGCGCGCCTCCCTGGAGGCGTTCCTCGACTTCCAGCGGGCGACCCTGGAGCACAAGTGCGCGGGCCTGGACGACGCGGGGCTGCGCACCGCCTCCGTACCGCCGTCCACCCTGACGCTGCTGGGGCTCGTCCGGCACCTGGCCGACGTCGAACGCCACTGGTACCGCCGGGTGTTCGCGGGCGAGGAGGCCCCGCCGCTGTTCTACAGCGACGAGAACGAGGACGGCGACTTCGAGTTCCCGGCGGAGGCCACCTGGGAGGAGGCGCTCACCGCCTGGCGGGAGGAGGTGGCGGCGGCCCGCGCGGCGGTGCGCGGCCGGTCGTTGGAGGAGACGAGCGTGGGCCGGCACCACAAGACGGGCGAGCCGGTCGGCCTGCGGTGGATCCACCTGCACATGATCGAGGAGTACGCGCGGCACAACGGCCACGCCGACCTCATCCGGGAGCGCGTCGACGGAGCGACCGGCTCGTGACGTCCGTCGGGGGCGCGCGTGCCCGGTGACGCTCCGCGTCACTCCTGAGGGGAATCCCCAACAGCACGTCATTCGGGCATGGTTGGGCGGATGTCCAGGATCCCCATGACCGCCGTACTGGTGGTGGTGGCGCTGTCGGCCACCTCCGGCTGCGTCTCCCTGTCCGGCCACCCCCCGTCCCGGTCCGACCCCTCCTCACGGGCCGGCTGGGACCTGCGGCAGGGGCGCGACCGGGAGTCGCTGGCCCGGACGGGGCCGGGGCCCGCGCGTCCCGGCGGCACCGGGCTGCCGAGCGCGCCGGGGCTGTCGGGGCTGCCGCCCCTTCCCGGACTGCCGACGCCGCCGGGGGTCCCCGGCCTCCCGGGGGCGGGGGTTCCGGGAGCGGGGCTGCCGGGCTTCGACGTGCTCGGTCCGCCGTTCGCGCCGTCCGCCACCCCGCCGGCCGGGGCGGGCGCGGCGCGGCGCGACGGGCCGTCGGCCCCGTACCGCGACGGGCCGGACTCCCGCGGGCCCGTCGCTCCCCCGCCCGCCACGCGCGGATCCGCCGCCGCCCCGGCTCCCGCCCCCGAGCGCCGGCGCTCCTCGCCGAGCGCGAGCGACCGGGCGGACGGTGAGCGCCACTCCGAGGCACCCCCGCCTCCCGCCGCCCCAGCACCCGCAGCCCCACCGCCGTCCGAACACCACGCCCCACCGCCCCCGCCCCGGTCGGACCCGCCCCCGGCCCGTCCCCAACCCCGCCCGGAACCGGCGCCCGAGCAGCGGCATCCGGCACCGACACCGCCCCGGGCCAGGTCGGGGATGTGCGCGATGGGCGAGCAGTACGGCCGGTGGCAACCGGGGAGTGACGCGTCGCGCATCTGCCGTCAGGTGTACGGGGGTTGACGGGCTCTCGCGGCCGGTCGGGGACGATCGCCCGGCCGCGGACGGTCACGCGGCTCGGGTCACGGTACCCGTCGAGCCTCACGGCTCGGCGGCCGCCCGGCCCGGCCTTCCTCGGCCCGTCGCGTCGACCGTGCGGTCGGCCGCCTCTCGGCCCGCCGACCGGCCGCGCATGTCCGGTCCCCCGGCCCCGACGGCGGCGCGACGCGGCGGATCCGCCCGACGACGCTCGACGGTCGCGCGGACGCGGCCACAGCCGCGCGGCCCGCCGGCCGGCGGTCGTTTCGACGGCCCCGAGCCCCATTCCGCCTCAGCCCCCGGCGGCGTACCGCGCGGCGAGGGCCGTCGCCGCCGCGGCGACCGCCGCGCGCAGTTCGGGCGGTGCCAGCACCTCGGCCTCCGCGCCGAGGCCGAGCAGGTCGCAGACCGCGACCGGCAGGGATTCGACCGGGAGCATGACCTCCGCCCACCCGTCCGCGTCCGCGGACCCTGCTTCCGCCACGGCCCGGGCCCCGGCGGCGCCGAACTTCGCCGGCAGCAGCCGGAGGACGCCCGGTGACACCCGCAGCCGGGCCTCACCCTGGTAGCGCATCCCCTCCAGGCGGCTGGAGGTCTCCGTCCAGACGGCCGCCAGGTCGAAGTCGGCCGGGCGCTCGAAGCGGCCGGGCAGCGGTTCGACGGCGAGGAAGCGGGAGACCCGGTAGGTGCGGATGTCCGCCTCCGCCTCCGCGACCAGGTACCAGACGCCGCCCTTGAGGACGAGCCCCAACGGATGCAGCTCCCGGCGCACTTCGCCCTTCCAGCGCCGGTAGTGCACCCGCAGGGCACGCTGCCGCCACACCGCGTCGGCGACGACCGCGAGGTGCGGCACGGGCTCGGCGTCGCGGAACCAGCCCGGCGCGTCCAGGTGGAAGCGCTCGGCGACGCGCCGCGCCCGCTCCCCCGTGCCGGCGGGGAGGGCGGCCTCCAGCTTGAGCCGGGCCGCGGCGAGGTCGGCGCCCAGGCCGAGTTCGGCCGCGGCGCCGGGCACGGTGGCGAGGGCGAGGGAGCCGGCCTCGTCCTCGGTGAGGCCGGTGAGGCGGGTGCGGTACCCGCCGACCAGCCGGAAGCCGCCCGTCGGCCCCCTGTCGGCGACGACGGGCACCCCGGAGGCACCGAGCGCCTCGACGTCCCGGTAGACGGTACGGACCGAGACCTCCAGCTCCGCCGCCAGTTCGGGCGCGGTCATCCGCCCCCGGTTCTGGAGCAGCAGGAGCAGCGAGAGGAGACGGTCGGCGCGCATTCCCGCATCGTCCCACCGCCGGTTCCCCTACCTGACAAGAGGTGTCAGGTAAGGGCGGGAGCCTGTACGGGAGCCGCCCGGACCGCACGGGCGGCCACCCGATCCCGGAGGAACCACCGCATGACCGCGCACACCGACTCCACGTTCACCTTCCTCGACTGGGACGAGCACGAGCTCGGCCGGACGGAGGGCGGCACCCGCCTCGCCCGGGCGACCGTCCGCAACACGTACACCGGCGTCATCGAGGCGACGGGCACCCACTGCGCATACACCCTCGCCTACGCCCCGGACGGGACGGGCACCTTCTCCGGCCACCAGCTCTTCGAGGGCGCGGTCGCGGGGCGGAAGGGCGGCTTCGTGGTGCGCGAGGAGGGCACCTTCGACGAACGGGGTACGGTGCGCTGCTCGTTCGAGGTGGTGCCCGGCTCGGGGAGCGGCGAGCTGGCCGGCCTGACGGGCAGCGGTTCGTACACGGCGGAGCACGGCGTCAGGGCCGTGCCGTACCGGTTCGAGCACTCCGCCCGCTGACCGGCGCGGACCGGGCCGGGGGCGGCCCCGCTCAGATCTCCAGGTCCGGGATCCGCCAGTCGATCGGCTCGTGCCCCTGGGCCGCGACGGCCTCGTTGATCTGGGTGAAGGGCCGGCTGCCGAAGAACCGCTTGGCCGACAGGGGCGAGGGGTGGGCGCCCTTGACGACGGCGTGCCGCGACTCGTCGATCAACGGGAGCTTCTTCTGCGCGTAGTTGCCCCACAGCACGAAGACCGCCGGATCGGGCCGCGAGACGACGGCGCGGATCACGGCGTCGGTGAACTTCTCCCAGCCCTTGCCCTTGTGGGAGTTGGGCTCACCGCCGCGGACCGTCAGCACCGCGTTGAGCAGCAGGACGCCCTGCCGGGCCCAGGGCATGAGGTAGCCGTTGTCGGGCACGTCGTAGCCCAGCTCCTCGCGCATCTCCTTGTAGATGTTGCGCAGGGAGGGCGGCGTCTTGACGCCGGGGCGGACGGAGAAGCACAGGCCGTGGCCCTGGCCGGCGCCGTGGTAGGGGTCCTGGCCCAGGATGAGGACCTTGACCCGGTCGTAGGGCGTGGCGTCCAGGGCGGCGAAGACCTCGCCGCGCGGCGGGTACACCGGCGCCTTCGCCCGCTCTTCCTCGACGAAGTCGGTCAGCTCCTTGAAGTAGGGCTTCTCCAGCTCCTCGCCGAGGACTGCGCGCCAGGACTCGGGCAGTACGTCGGTGACCGTCACTTCAGCAACCTCCGGGGTCGGTTCTCGATCTCGTCCAAGAACTTACCGGTGACCACTGACAACGCCCGCCGCGCGGGGGCGGGGACCGCCTCCGGCCCCCGCCCCGCCCGCTCAGACCGCGGCGTTGAGGAACCGGCCGCCGTCGAGGACGAGCGTCTGCCCGGTGATCCAGGCCGCCGCGTCGGACAGCAGGAACGCCACCGCGCCCGCCACGTCCTCGGGGGCGCCGAGCCGGCCGAGCGGGTAGCCGGCGGTGGCCTCCTCCTCCCGGCCCTCGTAGAGCGCGGCGGCGAACTTCGTCTTCACCACGGCGGGCGCGACGGTGTTGACGCGGACGCCGGGGGCCATCTCGTGGGCCAGCTGGAGGGTGAGGTTGGCCAGGGCGGCCTTGCTCATGCCGTAGGCGCCGACGAAGGGCGACGCGGAGAGCCCGGCGATGGAGCCGATGTTGACGATCGCCCCGCCGTTCTCCTTCTGCCACGCCCGCCACGTCTGCTGGGCGAAGCCGAGGGCGGAGACGACGTTGGTCTCGTAGACCTTGCGGGCGACGCCGAGGTCGGTCTCGGTGATCGGGCCGAACACCGGGTTGGTTCCGGCGTTGTTGACGAGGTGGTCGACGCGGCCGAAGGTCTCCATGGCCCGTTCGACGGCGGCGGCCTGGTGGGCCTCGTCGTGCGCCTTGCCGGGCACGCCGAGCGCCCGGTCGGCGCCCAGCCGTTCGACGGCCTCCGCGAGGGCGGTGGCGTCGCGGCCGGTGATGACGACGCGGTCGCCCCGGGCGACCAGGGCCGCGGCGATGGCGTACCCGATGCCGCGGCTCGCCCCGGTGACCAGGGTCACCTTCCCGGTGGCCCGGGCGTCTTCGGTGGTCATGGCTGCGCGACCCCTTCCGGTCGAGTTCAGTCGAGCGGCCCGCCGGCCACGTACAGCACCTGGCCGGAGACGAAGCCGGCGTTCTCGCCGGTGAAGAAGGCGATGGCGTGGGCGACGTCGTCCGGCTGCCCCACCCGTCCCACGGGGATCTCGCCGGCCGCCGCGGCCTGGAGGTCCTCGAAGCCGACGCCGATCCGGGCGGCGGTGCCGGCCGTCATGTCGGTGGCGATGAAGCCGGGGGCGACGGCGTTGACGGTGACCCCGAACTTGCCGAGCTCCTTGGCGAGGGTCTTGGTGAAGCCCTGCAGACCGGCCTTGGCCGCCGAGTAGTTGGCCTGGCCCCGGTTGCCGAGGGCGGAGCTGCTGGAGAGGTTGACGATCCGGCCCCAGCCGGCGTCGACCATGTGCTTCTGGCAGGCGCGGGCCATCAGGAACGCGCCCCGCAGGTGCACGTTCATGACGGTGTCCCAGTCGTCCTCGCTCATCTTGAACAGCAGGTTGTCGCGGAGCACCCCGGCGTTGTTGACGAGCACGGTCGGCGCGCCGAGGTCGGCGGCCACGCGGGTGACGGCGGCCGCGACCTGGTCCGCGTCGGAGACGTCGCAGCCGACGGCGAGGGCCTCGCCACCGGCCCGGGCGATCTGTTCGACGGTGTCCGCGCAGGCCGCCTCGTCGAGGTCGAGGACGGCGACCGCGCGGCCTTCGACGGCGAGGCGCAGGGCGGTCGCGGCGCCGATGCCGCGGGCGGCGCCCGTGACGACGGCCACCCGCCGTTCGCTGGTCAACATGGGGACTCTCCTCACCTCGGGCGGCGTCCCCGGCCGGTGCGAGCGGGCCGGGCGGCCCCTCGGACGGTGGGTGAGCAACCGCTCAGTAGCTTCGGCCGATCAGACGCTAGAAGCCCCGCCACCCGCTGTCAACGCCCCCGGCGGGCGCCCCGGCTCAGCGGACCAGCAGGTCGAGCAGCCGCTCCGGCTCCCCGCGCGGGTCGAGCGTCAGCCCGGTGTGCACCGGCCCCGGCTGGACGACCGTGCTGCGCGGCGCGATCAGCCAGCGGAAGCGGCGTCCGGCGTCGTCGCAGGCGGCCTGCCCGGCCCGCTCGCCGCCGGCGCAGACGCCCTCGACGGCGCGGAGCGCGGCCCGCACCCCGGCGACGTCCGCCGCGGGGTCGAGCGCCAGCAGCCGGGCCTCGTCGAGGTGCACCCGGGCCTCGACGAACGACCGCGCCTGGCAGTAGACGACGACGCCGGCGTTGATCTGCTCCCCGCGCTCGACCCGCGGCACGACCCGCAGCAGCGCGTACTCGAAGACGTCCCGCTCCTTGGCGTCCCGCATACGGTCCGTCACTTCCCGGCCTTCCTGTTGTCCAGCCTGACCCGCACCCACTCGGGCGCCTGCGAGGGCTTGTCGGCGCTGCGTTCGCCGAGCGTGATCCGGTCGCCGACGCCGGCCGCCCGGGCGAGCAGCACCTCGACGTAGGCCCGGCGCACCGCGTCCGGCCCGTCGAAGCCCGGCTCGTCCGCCAGCCAGACGTCGGGGACGTCGGCGACGACCTCGGTCAGCAGCTCCTCGGTGACGCGCGGGGCGAGCTCGGCGGTCGCGGCGGCGAGGTCGGGGGCGAAGGTGGCCAGCACGTGGTCCGAGGCGTCGTACCCCTTGTCCGCGGCGGCGCCGGCGGACGGCCAGTTGTGGTGCCAGATCATGGTGGCGCCGTGGTCGATCAGCCACAGGGCACCGTGCCACACCAGCAGGTTGGGGTTGCGCCAGGACCGGTCGACGTTGCCCACCAGCGCGTCGAACCACACCACGCGCCCGGCCTCGGCGGCGTCCGTCTCGAAGGCGAGCGGGTCGAACCCGAGCGCACCGGGAAGGTAGTCCATCCCCAGGTTGAGGCCGCCGCTGGACCGCAGCAGCGCCTGCACCTCCTGATCGGGCTCGCCGCGCCCGATCACCGGGTCGATGTGGACCCCCGCCAACTCCGGCACCCGCAGCCCGAGCGCCCGGGCGAGCCGCCCGCAGACCACCTCGGCCACGAGGGTCTTGCGCCCCTGGCCCGCCCCGGTGAACTTGACGACGTACGTCCCGAGGTCGTCGGCCTCGACGATCCCGGGCAGTGATCCGCCTTCCCGCAGGGGTGTGACGTAGCGGGTGGCGACGACTTCCGTCAGCATGATCGCCGGCCCCGCGGCCGGTCTGCCTTGCACTCCACGGTCCGCTCCCTACGGGTACTCACGGGGACCGGCCGCCCCTTGCTTCCGGCCTCCGGCGTGAAGTGAGCATAGTAACCGGGCGTGATCGGCGGCCGTACGCGGCAGCGCGCCCACCCGCAGCCCGGCCGCGGTCCGCTGCCGGCCGGGGCGGCCCGGAGTCCGTCGGCGGTGAGGGCGGTGCGCGCGGAGATCCGGCAGAGGTGCCCGGTTCAGGTCCTCCGTCCGGGATCGGGCCCGCGGCCCGGCCGACAGTGGCAGGATGCGCTGGGCAGGCGGCGGGTGCCCCGGTGGCGACCGCATGGCGGGGCGTCATCGCCGACGCCCGTGACGGAGGGGACAACCATGGCTCAGGACGCCGACGACACCGTGCCCAACGAGGCTCTCCTGTACACGGACGACCTGACCGAGGCGGACGTCATCGCGCTGACGGAGTTCCTCGACCGGCGCCTGGAGGAGATGGCCGGCCGGCACCCGGAGGGCAGCGACGAGCACGCGGCCGCCGTCGGGTTCTCCCGGCTGGTGGCCATGGACGGCCTGCAGCTCCGTGACTACGTCAACGCGTGGCGGGACGTCGAGCACCGGCACGAGTACCCCGTACCGGAGAACGCGCTGCGGCAGGAGATCCACTTCGGGTGGATCCACCTGTGCCAGGCCGTGGCCGGGTGGAGCGGCCACGCGGAGTTCAACGCCGCGCGCTGGAGGGTCCTGCGCTGGTTCTGCCCGCAGCACCAGGAGTTCGTCGAGGCCGCCACGGGCGACGCGTGGACGTGTGCCGAGCCCGACGAGCCCACCACGGGGACGTGGCGCCCCGCGGCGCATCCGTGACCGGTCGCTCAGTGGGCCGGCTCCGGGTCGGCGAGTGCGCGCCCGGCCGCGCACAGCGCGTCGACCGTGGCGCGGACGGACGGCCGCGCGCCCGCGTCGGCGCGCCAGACGGCGAACACGTGACGGCACATCGCCTGCCGCACCGGCACCACGCGCACCCCGGCGGGGAGCGGGCCGCGGCCCAG
This genomic interval carries:
- a CDS encoding DUF3037 domain-containing protein codes for the protein MRDAKERDVFEYALLRVVPRVERGEQINAGVVVYCQARSFVEARVHLDEARLLALDPAADVAGVRAALRAVEGVCAGGERAGQAACDDAGRRFRWLIAPRSTVVQPGPVHTGLTLDPRGEPERLLDLLVR
- the fabG gene encoding 3-oxoacyl-ACP reductase FabG, producing MLTSERRVAVVTGAARGIGAATALRLAVEGRAVAVLDLDEAACADTVEQIARAGGEALAVGCDVSDADQVAAAVTRVAADLGAPTVLVNNAGVLRDNLLFKMSEDDWDTVMNVHLRGAFLMARACQKHMVDAGWGRIVNLSSSSALGNRGQANYSAAKAGLQGFTKTLAKELGKFGVTVNAVAPGFIATDMTAGTAARIGVGFEDLQAAAAGEIPVGRVGQPDDVAHAIAFFTGENAGFVSGQVLYVAGGPLD
- a CDS encoding HipA family kinase, with the protein product MLTEVVATRYVTPLREGGSLPGIVEADDLGTYVVKFTGAGQGRKTLVAEVVCGRLARALGLRVPELAGVHIDPVIGRGEPDQEVQALLRSSGGLNLGMDYLPGALGFDPLAFETDAAEAGRVVWFDALVGNVDRSWRNPNLLVWHGALWLIDHGATMIWHHNWPSAGAAADKGYDASDHVLATFAPDLAAATAELAPRVTEELLTEVVADVPDVWLADEPGFDGPDAVRRAYVEVLLARAAGVGDRITLGERSADKPSQAPEWVRVRLDNRKAGK
- a CDS encoding uracil-DNA glycosylase, which translates into the protein MTVTDVLPESWRAVLGEELEKPYFKELTDFVEEERAKAPVYPPRGEVFAALDATPYDRVKVLILGQDPYHGAGQGHGLCFSVRPGVKTPPSLRNIYKEMREELGYDVPDNGYLMPWARQGVLLLNAVLTVRGGEPNSHKGKGWEKFTDAVIRAVVSRPDPAVFVLWGNYAQKKLPLIDESRHAVVKGAHPSPLSAKRFFGSRPFTQINEAVAAQGHEPIDWRIPDLEI
- a CDS encoding SDR family oxidoreductase; the protein is MTTEDARATGKVTLVTGASRGIGYAIAAALVARGDRVVITGRDATALAEAVERLGADRALGVPGKAHDEAHQAAAVERAMETFGRVDHLVNNAGTNPVFGPITETDLGVARKVYETNVVSALGFAQQTWRAWQKENGGAIVNIGSIAGLSASPFVGAYGMSKAALANLTLQLAHEMAPGVRVNTVAPAVVKTKFAAALYEGREEEATAGYPLGRLGAPEDVAGAVAFLLSDAAAWITGQTLVLDGGRFLNAAV
- a CDS encoding DinB family protein, with product MTEPQRRKPPHIADERASLEAFLDFQRATLEHKCAGLDDAGLRTASVPPSTLTLLGLVRHLADVERHWYRRVFAGEEAPPLFYSDENEDGDFEFPAEATWEEALTAWREEVAAARAAVRGRSLEETSVGRHHKTGEPVGLRWIHLHMIEEYARHNGHADLIRERVDGATGS
- a CDS encoding helix-turn-helix transcriptional regulator produces the protein MRADRLLSLLLLLQNRGRMTAPELAAELEVSVRTVYRDVEALGASGVPVVADRGPTGGFRLVGGYRTRLTGLTEDEAGSLALATVPGAAAELGLGADLAAARLKLEAALPAGTGERARRVAERFHLDAPGWFRDAEPVPHLAVVADAVWRQRALRVHYRRWKGEVRRELHPLGLVLKGGVWYLVAEAEADIRTYRVSRFLAVEPLPGRFERPADFDLAAVWTETSSRLEGMRYQGEARLRVSPGVLRLLPAKFGAAGARAVAEAGSADADGWAEVMLPVESLPVAVCDLLGLGAEAEVLAPPELRAAVAAAATALAARYAAGG
- a CDS encoding DUF3224 domain-containing protein — its product is MTAHTDSTFTFLDWDEHELGRTEGGTRLARATVRNTYTGVIEATGTHCAYTLAYAPDGTGTFSGHQLFEGAVAGRKGGFVVREEGTFDERGTVRCSFEVVPGSGSGELAGLTGSGSYTAEHGVRAVPYRFEHSAR